A single genomic interval of Spirosoma linguale DSM 74 harbors:
- a CDS encoding restriction modification system DNA specificity domain protein (PFAM: restriction modification system DNA specificity domain~KEGG: aeh:Mlg_1791 restriction modification system DNA specificity subunit), translating to MTMIAEQPIQTNRYPQYKDSGLEWIGEIPAHWEVGRIKYVCKINQRSLPESTAKSFPIHYVDIGSVTLEEGIVQTEEFEFKNAPSRARRIANAGDTIISTVRTYLKAIAFVDEQQSQFIYSTGFAVLNPLPLIMPKFLAMAVKSDSFTEQVSANSKGMSYPAINSTELGCLAICFPPLSEQTRIAEFLDRKTAQIDQAIAQKEQLIELLNERRQVMIHRAVTRGLNPNAPMKDSGIDRGDARWIGEIPAHWEVSRINWLFTEKDETGYPDLPLLIVSINSGVTVRDMDDTEIRKQVAEDFNVYKRALAGDIAFNKMRMWQGAVGVVPQDGLVSPDYVVARPNNFVNSAYYGFLFKTREYLAEFVKHSHGIAWDRNRLYWEDFKSIFAMVPPLEEQNQIVDFLNAQNEEMSFASTKIQKQIQKLQELKSTLINSAVTGKIKV from the coding sequence ATGACTATGATTGCTGAGCAACCTATACAAACGAATCGTTACCCTCAATATAAAGACTCCGGCCTCGAATGGATTGGTGAGATTCCGGCGCATTGGGAGGTCGGTCGAATCAAATATGTATGTAAAATAAATCAACGCTCATTACCAGAAAGTACGGCTAAAAGTTTTCCAATTCATTATGTTGACATTGGAAGTGTCACACTTGAAGAGGGTATAGTTCAAACGGAGGAGTTTGAGTTTAAGAATGCACCTTCAAGAGCAAGGCGGATTGCAAACGCAGGTGATACAATAATTTCAACAGTTCGGACATATCTAAAAGCAATTGCCTTTGTTGATGAGCAACAGAGTCAATTCATTTATTCTACTGGATTTGCAGTGCTTAATCCGTTGCCGTTAATAATGCCCAAATTTTTGGCGATGGCTGTAAAAAGTGATTCGTTCACCGAACAAGTTTCTGCCAACTCTAAAGGCATGAGCTATCCTGCAATTAATTCGACTGAACTTGGTTGTCTTGCAATTTGCTTCCCTCCCCTCTCCGAACAAACCCGCATTGCTGAATTTTTAGACCGCAAAACGGCGCAGATTGACCAGGCCATTGCTCAGAAAGAACAGCTCATCGAGTTGCTCAACGAACGGCGGCAGGTGATGATTCACCGGGCCGTTACGCGCGGGCTAAACCCCAATGCACCCATGAAAGACTCGGGTATTGACCGGGGCGACGCTCGCTGGATTGGCGAGATACCAGCGCATTGGGAGGTAAGTCGTATCAACTGGTTGTTTACAGAGAAGGACGAGACAGGCTACCCCGACCTGCCTTTACTCATTGTCTCCATCAACTCAGGCGTAACTGTTAGAGATATGGATGATACTGAAATTCGAAAGCAAGTAGCCGAAGATTTCAACGTGTACAAAAGAGCGTTAGCCGGTGACATTGCCTTCAATAAAATGAGAATGTGGCAGGGAGCTGTTGGTGTAGTGCCGCAGGATGGATTAGTCTCGCCTGATTACGTTGTCGCACGGCCAAACAATTTTGTCAATTCAGCCTACTACGGTTTCCTATTCAAGACCAGAGAGTATCTGGCTGAATTTGTAAAACATTCTCATGGCATTGCCTGGGATAGGAATCGCCTATATTGGGAGGACTTCAAATCAATATTTGCTATGGTTCCCCCATTGGAAGAGCAGAATCAAATTGTTGATTTCCTAAATGCCCAAAACGAAGAGATGTCCTTTGCATCGACTAAAATCCAAAAACAGATTCAGAAGCTTCAGGAACTCAAATCGACGCTGATCAACTCGGCGGTAACGGGGAAGATAAAGGTGTAA
- a CDS encoding type III restriction protein res subunit (PFAM: type III restriction protein res subunit; protein of unknown function DUF450~SMART: DEAD-like helicase~KEGG: shw:Sputw3181_1090 type III restriction enzyme, res subunit) yields MPSHTNEQALEAAIEKKLTGTTREELRTQGITSAWAEAASQYRSGNGYWMGETTDFNAEYAIDTRRFWHFLETTQPLELAKLQTQHQWELLILQKVDRLIKKYGVLHLFRKGLDIDDAHFTMLYVPPLASSSQSVKDAFERNEFSVTRQLRYSTTNPREEVDMVVFINGLPVATMELKNPWTGQNARVHGIKQYKWDRDATQPLLQFGRCVVHLAVDPDEIFMTTRLSGKDTFFLPFNKGDLNHGAGNPPNSFGHKTAYLWEDILTRQSLSTIIQHFVTLDGKSTEPLAKRTLIFPRYHQLEVVRRLLKNVSQNGVGQTYLIQHSAGSGKSNSITWAAFQLIEAYPESATTPGNRGITLPLFDSVIVVTDRRLLDKQIRENIKEFSQVKNIVAPAFSSQELRQALEGGKKIIITTIQKFPYIIEGISDLSDKKFAVIIDEAHSSQSGTAHDSMNNAMGKTEAKDDDQQPDAQDLILAAMQARKMRGNASYFAFTATPKPNTLEKFGTRKDDGTFTPFHLYSMKQAIEEGFILDVLANYTTYRSYYEIEKSIEENPLFDTQKAQKKLKMYVEQHRQTIGTKAEIMVEHFTTQVVNTKKLKGKAKGMVVTQSIESAIRYFFAIRAILADKNASFKAVIAFSGKKTVDGIEHTEASLNGFAENETSEKFDSDEYRILVVANKYLTGFDQPKLSAMYVDKKLQGVLAVQALSRLNRSANKLGKKTEDLFILDFFNSVDDIKEAFDPFYTATSLSRATDVNVLHELKAQLDDVGVYEWAEVEDFVAKYFSNVDAQLLSPIIDVAAERFSNELDLEDNDKADFKIKAKQFVKIYGQMASILPFEVVNWEKLFWFLKFLIPKLIVRDPQGDALDELLQSVDLSTYGLERTRLGHTITLDDTETEVDPQNPNPRGAHGADEDQDPLEEIIRSFNERNFQGWNATPEEQRVKFVSVIKYMQQQPTFETHVLNNPDVQNRELALQKLFNDAVNQQRKLDIEFYKLYTQDPAFKQAWQDSGRRILGV; encoded by the coding sequence ATGCCCTCCCACACCAACGAACAAGCACTCGAAGCGGCCATCGAGAAAAAACTAACCGGTACTACCCGCGAAGAACTCAGAACACAAGGTATTACCAGCGCCTGGGCCGAAGCCGCCAGCCAATACCGGTCGGGTAACGGCTACTGGATGGGTGAAACCACTGATTTCAACGCCGAATACGCCATCGACACCCGGAGGTTCTGGCACTTTCTGGAAACCACACAACCCCTCGAACTGGCCAAGCTCCAGACCCAGCATCAATGGGAGTTGCTGATCCTGCAAAAGGTGGATCGGCTCATTAAGAAATATGGCGTACTGCATCTCTTCCGCAAAGGGCTGGATATTGACGATGCTCATTTCACCATGCTGTACGTGCCGCCTTTGGCATCGAGCAGCCAGAGCGTTAAAGACGCCTTCGAGCGAAATGAGTTTAGTGTAACCCGCCAGTTGCGCTATTCGACCACTAACCCCCGCGAAGAAGTGGATATGGTGGTGTTCATCAACGGGCTACCTGTAGCTACGATGGAGCTAAAGAACCCCTGGACCGGCCAAAATGCACGCGTACATGGTATCAAACAATACAAATGGGATCGGGACGCCACGCAACCCCTGTTGCAGTTTGGTCGGTGTGTGGTCCATTTAGCCGTTGACCCCGATGAGATTTTTATGACCACTCGCTTGAGTGGCAAGGACACGTTCTTTCTGCCCTTCAACAAAGGCGACCTGAACCACGGAGCCGGAAACCCGCCCAATTCGTTCGGCCATAAAACGGCTTACCTCTGGGAAGACATCCTTACCCGGCAGAGCCTGAGCACCATCATTCAGCATTTCGTTACGCTTGATGGAAAATCCACTGAACCGCTAGCCAAACGAACGCTCATCTTTCCCCGCTATCACCAGCTGGAGGTCGTACGCCGGTTGTTAAAAAACGTGAGCCAGAACGGTGTGGGGCAAACCTACCTGATTCAGCACTCCGCCGGTTCAGGCAAGTCGAACTCCATAACCTGGGCCGCGTTTCAGTTAATCGAAGCCTACCCCGAATCGGCTACCACGCCGGGCAACCGGGGCATCACCCTCCCTCTGTTCGATTCGGTTATTGTCGTCACCGACCGCCGATTGCTCGACAAGCAGATCCGCGAGAACATCAAAGAGTTTTCGCAGGTCAAAAACATAGTGGCTCCGGCATTCAGCTCGCAGGAATTACGACAGGCGCTGGAGGGCGGCAAGAAGATCATCATTACCACCATCCAGAAATTCCCGTACATCATCGAGGGTATTTCCGACCTAAGCGACAAAAAGTTTGCGGTCATTATCGACGAAGCCCACAGTTCCCAAAGCGGCACTGCTCATGATAGCATGAACAACGCGATGGGTAAGACCGAAGCCAAAGACGACGATCAGCAGCCCGACGCGCAGGACCTGATTTTAGCCGCCATGCAAGCCCGGAAGATGCGCGGCAATGCGTCGTACTTTGCCTTTACAGCTACGCCCAAACCGAATACGCTGGAGAAGTTCGGTACCAGGAAAGACGATGGAACCTTTACCCCCTTCCACTTATACTCCATGAAACAGGCCATTGAAGAAGGCTTTATTCTGGACGTGCTGGCCAATTATACAACCTATCGGAGTTATTACGAGATTGAGAAATCCATTGAAGAAAACCCCCTTTTCGATACCCAGAAGGCTCAGAAAAAGCTAAAGATGTACGTGGAGCAGCACCGGCAAACTATCGGTACCAAAGCCGAAATCATGGTGGAGCACTTTACTACGCAGGTAGTCAATACCAAAAAGCTCAAGGGCAAAGCCAAAGGCATGGTGGTTACCCAAAGTATTGAATCAGCTATTCGGTACTTCTTCGCCATTCGCGCCATACTGGCCGACAAGAATGCTTCCTTCAAGGCTGTTATTGCCTTTTCGGGCAAAAAAACCGTCGACGGAATCGAACATACCGAAGCCAGCCTGAATGGTTTTGCCGAGAACGAAACCAGTGAGAAGTTCGACAGCGATGAGTATCGCATTTTGGTGGTGGCCAACAAATACCTGACGGGTTTCGATCAGCCCAAACTATCGGCCATGTATGTCGATAAAAAGCTACAGGGCGTACTGGCTGTGCAGGCTCTCTCGCGTTTAAATCGATCCGCGAACAAGCTGGGCAAGAAAACGGAGGATTTGTTCATCCTGGACTTCTTCAACTCGGTCGATGACATAAAAGAAGCTTTTGACCCGTTCTACACAGCCACCTCGCTGAGCCGCGCCACCGATGTCAATGTACTTCACGAGTTGAAAGCGCAACTTGACGATGTAGGCGTTTATGAATGGGCCGAAGTGGAAGACTTCGTGGCCAAATACTTCAGTAACGTTGACGCCCAACTATTGAGCCCTATTATCGACGTAGCCGCCGAACGGTTCAGCAACGAGCTAGACCTGGAAGACAACGACAAAGCCGACTTTAAAATCAAGGCCAAGCAGTTTGTCAAGATTTACGGCCAGATGGCGTCTATCCTGCCCTTCGAGGTGGTGAATTGGGAAAAGCTATTCTGGTTTTTGAAGTTCCTGATTCCCAAACTGATTGTCCGGGACCCACAGGGCGATGCGCTGGACGAGTTGCTTCAATCCGTCGATCTGTCAACCTACGGCCTGGAACGCACACGGCTGGGCCATACCATCACCTTGGACGATACCGAAACCGAAGTAGACCCGCAAAACCCAAATCCACGTGGAGCCCACGGCGCAGATGAAGACCAGGACCCTCTGGAGGAGATTATAAGAAGCTTCAACGAGCGGAATTTTCAGGGATGGAATGCTACGCCCGAAGAGCAACGCGTGAAATTTGTGAGTGTTATCAAGTACATGCAGCAACAGCCCACCTTTGAAACGCACGTTTTGAACAATCCAGACGTACAGAACCGGGAACTTGCCTTGCAAAAGTTATTCAATGATGCCGTCAACCAACAGCGAAAACTGGACATTGAGTTTTACAAGCTTTACACCCAAGATCCAGCCTTCAAACAAGCCTGGCAAGACAGCGGCCGGCGTATATTGGGAGTGTAA
- a CDS encoding putative esterase (PFAM: putative esterase~KEGG: bpy:Bphyt_5901 putative esterase), which yields MNSLRTFFLAGLLAFLHFSVQAATVDTVATYSPSMKKTIKAVVVTPDSYSAGQAFPVVYLLHGYSGNYSDWAKKAPGIGKEADLHKVIIVCPDGNYGSWYFDSPADPSFKYETYVADELVNWVDGHYKTIKNRSGRAITGLSMGGHGALFLAFRHQSVFGAAGSMSGGVDIRPFPNNWDMAKRLGTYAQFPERWEQNTVINMLHLLTPGALSLIVDCGTEDFFFRVNNNLHDKLLERNIAHDYITRPGGHNWNYWTNAVTYQMLFMRQYFDRAKPN from the coding sequence ATGAATTCGCTGCGTACCTTTTTCCTTGCGGGCCTGCTGGCCTTTCTCCATTTTTCTGTTCAGGCGGCTACCGTCGATACCGTTGCCACGTATAGCCCATCCATGAAAAAGACCATCAAAGCGGTGGTCGTCACGCCCGATTCGTATTCGGCGGGGCAGGCGTTTCCCGTTGTTTACCTCCTGCATGGCTATAGCGGCAACTACAGCGACTGGGCCAAAAAAGCACCCGGTATTGGCAAAGAAGCCGATCTGCACAAGGTCATTATCGTTTGTCCCGATGGAAATTACGGCAGTTGGTATTTCGATAGCCCCGCCGATCCGTCGTTCAAATACGAAACCTACGTGGCCGACGAACTCGTAAACTGGGTCGATGGACACTACAAAACCATTAAAAACCGGTCGGGACGCGCCATTACGGGCCTGAGCATGGGTGGGCATGGGGCACTGTTTCTGGCCTTCCGGCATCAGTCTGTTTTTGGAGCTGCCGGGAGCATGAGTGGTGGGGTCGACATTCGGCCGTTTCCCAACAACTGGGATATGGCCAAGCGACTCGGTACGTACGCGCAGTTTCCGGAGCGCTGGGAACAGAATACCGTTATCAACATGCTGCATTTACTGACCCCCGGTGCGCTCTCCCTGATTGTTGACTGTGGTACCGAAGATTTTTTCTTTCGGGTTAATAATAACCTCCACGACAAACTGCTGGAACGAAACATTGCCCACGACTACATCACCCGCCCCGGTGGCCATAACTGGAACTACTGGACCAACGCCGTAACCTACCAGATGCTGTTTATGCGGCAGTACTTCGACCGTGCAAAGCCGAATTGA
- a CDS encoding hypothetical protein (KEGG: nma:NMA0007 hypothetical protein NMA0007), with amino-acid sequence MNAFIQFFGEHLKRLPTTYEWAVRPKTKAGLPNFQWHPTSGTMDECIAMKQHLTTAWNEAEDNERQRLAHWIVADWGGVRANNPTTVAQYVSNFAGGTFNTPLKGVASYSKILSVINCLEYAIYDARVAAALNAVQVLYNSTAQPRYFAHVPSRNTVIKNFISWFAKNELGKPTWERIPYDATYTEYKQLLHDLKNHFPTYEVYHFEMVLFSMAPCLCERAMKVATLHYPDK; translated from the coding sequence ATGAATGCATTTATTCAGTTTTTCGGCGAGCATCTAAAGCGGTTGCCTACAACGTATGAGTGGGCAGTGAGGCCTAAAACGAAAGCAGGTTTACCCAATTTTCAATGGCACCCAACATCGGGCACAATGGACGAGTGCATCGCCATGAAACAGCACCTTACTACCGCCTGGAATGAAGCCGAAGATAACGAAAGGCAAAGGCTGGCCCACTGGATTGTAGCTGACTGGGGTGGCGTTCGTGCCAATAATCCGACAACGGTTGCCCAGTACGTCAGTAACTTCGCAGGTGGTACATTTAACACCCCGTTAAAGGGCGTAGCGAGTTATTCCAAAATTCTGTCGGTGATTAACTGTCTGGAGTATGCTATTTACGATGCACGGGTAGCCGCTGCGCTCAACGCCGTGCAAGTATTGTACAACTCAACGGCGCAACCACGCTACTTCGCTCACGTTCCCAGCCGCAACACAGTCATTAAAAACTTCATAAGCTGGTTTGCCAAAAATGAGTTGGGCAAACCAACATGGGAACGCATACCCTACGACGCTACCTATACCGAGTACAAACAATTGCTGCACGACCTAAAAAACCACTTTCCGACCTACGAAGTATACCATTTCGAGATGGTTCTTTTCAGCATGGCCCCTTGTTTATGCGAGCGGGCAATGAAAGTGGCTACATTACATTACCCTGACAAGTGA
- a CDS encoding protein of unknown function DUF1016 (PFAM: protein of unknown function DUF1016~KEGG: sbl:Sbal_3718 hypothetical protein), producing the protein MNNEINRQTQFGHVTTLIRDAKQRTFQAVNAELVELYWRIGEYVHQQVASKNWGKSVVQELSDFIQRSEPNVKGFSAQNLWRMKQFYETYEGSSKLSALLREISWTHNTIIFSGTKTAEEQEFYLQLTIRERLSSRELQRQIDSSYYERVKLADAKLAPLARVLPQDVTAQFKDTYVLEMLNLPDTHLERDLKHQISQNISKFLIEFGRDFAFMGEAYPLQVGNQDFAVDLLFYNRSLNCLVAIELKIERFKPEHLGQLNFYLEALDRDIKKPHENPSIGILLCKGKDETVVEYALSRSLSPTLVADYQTKLPDKQLLQAKWQEILDALTTDDQD; encoded by the coding sequence ATGAACAACGAGATTAATCGACAAACGCAGTTTGGCCATGTAACGACGCTGATCCGGGATGCGAAGCAACGCACGTTTCAGGCGGTGAATGCCGAACTGGTGGAGCTGTACTGGCGCATTGGCGAGTACGTGCATCAGCAGGTGGCCAGCAAAAACTGGGGCAAATCGGTGGTGCAGGAGCTGTCTGATTTTATACAGCGATCAGAGCCAAATGTGAAAGGTTTTTCAGCTCAGAACCTGTGGCGGATGAAGCAGTTCTACGAGACATATGAAGGTTCGTCAAAACTCTCAGCACTGCTGAGAGAAATTAGCTGGACGCATAACACCATCATTTTTTCGGGCACAAAAACAGCGGAGGAACAAGAGTTCTACCTACAACTAACCATTCGGGAACGGCTTTCATCGCGTGAATTGCAACGCCAAATTGACTCGTCCTACTACGAACGGGTAAAGCTGGCCGATGCAAAACTCGCACCACTGGCGCGAGTTTTACCGCAGGACGTTACGGCGCAGTTCAAAGACACCTACGTGCTGGAAATGCTGAACCTCCCCGATACGCATCTGGAACGTGATTTGAAACACCAGATTAGCCAGAACATCAGCAAGTTTCTGATCGAGTTTGGGCGCGACTTTGCCTTTATGGGCGAAGCGTATCCGCTACAGGTGGGTAATCAAGACTTTGCCGTCGATCTGCTGTTTTATAACCGGAGCCTGAATTGCCTGGTGGCCATTGAACTCAAGATTGAGCGGTTCAAACCCGAACACCTCGGCCAACTCAACTTCTATTTGGAGGCACTGGATCGCGACATCAAAAAGCCGCACGAAAATCCATCCATTGGTATTCTGCTCTGCAAAGGCAAAGATGAAACGGTGGTGGAGTATGCATTAAGCCGTTCGCTATCGCCCACACTGGTGGCCGATTACCAAACCAAGCTCCCGGACAAACAACTCCTGCAAGCCAAATGGCAGGAAATTTTAGATGCCCTGACAACCGATGACCAGGATTGA